One window of Solwaraspora sp. WMMA2056 genomic DNA carries:
- the rpsI gene encoding 30S ribosomal protein S9 gives MTDTTEASPVAVVDADTEVAPAAAPAPVVRTPRGERPIQTVGRRKEAIVRVRIVPGSGKITCNGRELEEYFPSKVHQQLIREPLVTAEKAEAFDVIANLRGGGITGQAGALRLGIARALCANDLDDRPALKKAGFLTRDARVKESKKYGLKKARKAPQYSKR, from the coding sequence ATGACCGACACCACCGAGGCCAGCCCGGTCGCCGTCGTCGACGCCGACACCGAGGTGGCCCCCGCTGCGGCGCCCGCCCCCGTCGTGCGCACGCCGCGCGGTGAGCGCCCGATCCAGACCGTGGGTCGGCGCAAGGAAGCCATCGTCCGGGTCCGGATCGTTCCGGGCTCCGGCAAGATCACCTGCAACGGGCGGGAGCTCGAGGAGTACTTCCCGAGCAAGGTGCACCAGCAGTTGATCCGCGAGCCGCTGGTCACCGCCGAGAAGGCCGAGGCGTTCGACGTGATCGCGAACCTGCGCGGCGGCGGCATCACCGGCCAGGCCGGTGCGCTGCGGCTCGGCATCGCGCGGGCGCTGTGCGCCAACGACCTCGACGACCGTCCGGCGCTGAAGAAGGCCGGCTTCCTGACCCGGGACGCCCGGGTCAAGGAGAGCAAGAAGTACGGCCTCAAGAAGGCCCGTAAGGCCCCGCAGTACTCGAAGCGCTAG
- the glmM gene encoding phosphoglucosamine mutase, whose amino-acid sequence MTRLFGTDGVRGRANADLTPELAMAVAVAAAHTLAERDPSHQPLAVVGRDPRASGEMLEAAVVAGLTSAGANVLRVGVLPTPGVAFLVGETKADFGVMLSASHNPMPDNGIKLFAAGGHKLPDDIEMKIEAAIDAAISGDGSVGRRRPTGAGIGRVHDLLDGAEHYVGHLTSTVGHRLDGLKVVVDCANGAAAEVAPVAYREAGAEVIAINAEPDGLNINDGCGSTHLDVVRAAVLEHGADLGLAHDGDADRCLAVTAAGDEVDGDEIMAILALAMRDAGTLTADTLVATVMSNLGLRLAMSREGVRLVETKVGDRYVLEELRSGGYALGGEQSGHIVLPSFATTGDGVLTGLQLMSRMAATGRSLAELAATVTKLPQVLINVPVGDRIAGTEAPAVRAAAQSAEAELGGTGRVLLRPSGTEPLVRVMVEAATVADARSVAERIADAVRAASPA is encoded by the coding sequence ATGACGCGGCTGTTCGGCACCGATGGCGTACGCGGGCGGGCCAACGCCGATCTCACCCCGGAGCTGGCGATGGCGGTCGCCGTCGCCGCCGCCCACACCCTCGCCGAGCGTGATCCGAGCCACCAGCCGCTGGCCGTCGTCGGCCGCGACCCCCGGGCCAGCGGGGAGATGCTGGAGGCGGCGGTGGTGGCCGGACTGACCAGCGCCGGTGCCAACGTGCTGCGGGTCGGCGTGCTGCCGACCCCCGGGGTGGCGTTCCTGGTCGGCGAGACCAAGGCCGACTTCGGCGTGATGCTCTCCGCCTCGCACAACCCGATGCCCGACAACGGGATCAAACTCTTCGCCGCCGGTGGGCACAAACTGCCCGACGACATCGAAATGAAGATCGAGGCCGCGATCGACGCGGCGATCTCCGGCGACGGCTCGGTCGGCCGGCGCCGCCCGACCGGGGCCGGCATCGGCCGGGTGCACGACCTGCTCGACGGCGCCGAGCACTACGTCGGGCACCTCACCAGCACGGTCGGCCACCGGCTGGACGGGCTGAAGGTGGTGGTCGACTGCGCCAACGGCGCGGCGGCCGAGGTCGCGCCGGTGGCGTACCGGGAGGCCGGCGCCGAGGTGATCGCGATCAACGCCGAGCCGGACGGGCTCAACATCAACGACGGCTGCGGCTCCACCCACCTGGACGTGGTGCGGGCCGCCGTGCTGGAGCACGGCGCCGACCTGGGGCTGGCCCACGACGGCGACGCCGACCGCTGCCTGGCGGTCACCGCCGCCGGCGACGAGGTCGACGGCGACGAGATCATGGCGATCCTCGCGCTGGCCATGCGCGACGCCGGGACGCTGACCGCCGACACCCTGGTCGCCACCGTGATGAGCAACCTCGGTCTGCGCCTGGCCATGTCCCGGGAGGGCGTCAGGCTGGTCGAGACCAAGGTCGGCGACCGGTACGTCCTGGAGGAGCTGCGCTCCGGCGGGTACGCCCTCGGCGGCGAGCAGAGCGGTCACATCGTCCTGCCGAGTTTCGCCACCACCGGCGACGGGGTCCTCACCGGTCTGCAGCTGATGTCCCGGATGGCGGCCACCGGCAGGTCGCTCGCCGAACTGGCCGCCACCGTCACCAAGCTGCCCCAGGTGCTGATCAACGTGCCGGTCGGCGACCGGATCGCCGGCACCGAGGCACCGGCCGTGCGGGCGGCGGCGCAGTCGGCCGAGGCGGAGCTGGGCGGCACCGGCCGGGTGCTGCTGCGCCCGTCGGGTACCGAACCGCTGGTCCGGGTGATGGTCGAGGCGGCCACCGTGGCCGACGCCCGGTCGGTCGCCGAGCGGATCGCCGACGCGGTCCGCGCCGCCAGCCCGGCCTAG
- a CDS encoding Hsp70 family protein, whose product MHAGNLNRPQLGIDFGTSSTVAVLAVAGREPRPLLFDGSPVLPSAVCLDPTGQLLTGRDALHTAISTPAAFEPHPKLRIDDGTVLLAGTEVGVAELYRAVLDRVRTAARAVTADDADPQLTVTCPAGWGPVRRAVLADAAGPQTRLLDEPVAAAHHLAHIAGDRVPDGGRVLIYDFGAGTIDAAVVRRHGVEFRTEASNGTPDCGGLDIDAAIVARLRALGTAALWQRLDQPRSVGDRRARHQLWHNVRAAKEMLSRASTTLIHLPLLDVDVPLGREEPDELAAPVIARTVGTVEQTLSAAGISATDLSAIFLCGGSSRMPAVATVLHRRFGIAPVTVEQPELAVAEGSVRVPRVVDHRPPATGILPPGVDPGGSTPGPPAAAPAVPAAGTAPPGTPPVQVGRRRPGRPVLLAAAVAGLLGVAAALAPFWPDIGSTDDSGSGTGSGFSSGSDVATGPVGQPLASAGTGYPAGVDPCLVGTWRTTVDEVDGTVDGDPVRYRGGEGAMTTFAADGSLSVDYTHRAHRLAQHDGVFWSDHVLGTATGSYHAEDAELIMRYAEVDAVIRLFRGDELQRESVPEFSAVPVQYRCTRDELFTFSTDGTFSTQMARVRPLSTPAHGPQA is encoded by the coding sequence GTGCACGCAGGCAACCTGAACCGCCCTCAGCTGGGCATCGACTTCGGGACCTCGTCCACCGTCGCGGTGCTGGCGGTCGCCGGGCGGGAGCCCCGCCCGCTGCTGTTCGACGGTTCCCCGGTACTGCCGTCGGCGGTCTGCCTCGATCCCACCGGTCAGCTGCTCACCGGCCGGGACGCACTGCACACGGCGATCTCGACCCCGGCGGCCTTCGAACCGCACCCGAAACTGCGCATCGACGACGGCACGGTCCTGCTCGCCGGCACCGAGGTCGGCGTCGCCGAGCTGTACCGGGCCGTCCTCGACCGGGTGCGCACCGCCGCCCGGGCGGTCACGGCCGACGACGCCGACCCGCAACTGACCGTCACCTGCCCGGCCGGCTGGGGCCCGGTCCGACGTGCGGTGCTGGCCGACGCGGCCGGTCCGCAGACGCGGCTGCTGGACGAACCGGTCGCCGCCGCACACCACCTGGCGCACATCGCCGGCGACCGGGTGCCCGACGGCGGCCGGGTGCTGATCTACGATTTCGGCGCCGGCACCATCGACGCGGCGGTCGTACGCCGGCACGGCGTCGAATTCCGAACCGAGGCGTCGAACGGCACCCCGGACTGCGGCGGCCTCGACATCGACGCGGCGATCGTCGCGCGGCTGCGAGCCCTCGGTACGGCGGCCCTGTGGCAGCGGCTCGACCAGCCGCGATCCGTCGGCGACCGCCGCGCCCGCCACCAGTTGTGGCACAACGTCAGGGCGGCCAAGGAGATGCTGTCCCGGGCCTCGACGACGCTGATCCACCTGCCGCTGCTCGACGTCGACGTACCGCTGGGCCGCGAGGAACCCGACGAACTCGCCGCACCGGTGATCGCACGCACGGTCGGCACCGTCGAGCAGACCCTGTCCGCTGCCGGGATCTCCGCCACCGACCTGTCCGCGATATTCCTCTGTGGCGGGTCCAGCCGGATGCCGGCGGTCGCCACCGTGCTGCACCGCCGCTTCGGCATCGCACCGGTCACCGTGGAGCAGCCGGAGCTGGCCGTCGCCGAGGGCAGCGTACGGGTGCCCCGGGTCGTCGACCACCGGCCGCCGGCGACCGGCATCCTGCCGCCGGGCGTCGACCCCGGCGGGTCCACGCCCGGTCCGCCGGCCGCCGCGCCCGCCGTACCCGCGGCCGGGACCGCACCGCCCGGTACGCCGCCGGTCCAGGTCGGCCGACGCCGGCCCGGCCGGCCGGTGCTACTGGCCGCAGCGGTAGCCGGGCTGCTCGGCGTCGCCGCGGCGCTCGCCCCCTTCTGGCCCGACATCGGCTCCACCGACGACTCCGGCAGCGGCACCGGCAGCGGCTTCAGCAGCGGCTCCGACGTCGCGACGGGGCCGGTCGGGCAACCGTTGGCGTCGGCCGGTACCGGGTATCCCGCTGGCGTCGACCCCTGTCTGGTCGGCACCTGGCGAACCACCGTGGATGAGGTCGACGGCACGGTGGACGGCGACCCGGTGCGGTACCGCGGCGGCGAGGGCGCCATGACCACGTTCGCCGCCGACGGCTCGCTGTCGGTCGACTACACCCACCGCGCCCACCGCCTGGCGCAGCACGACGGGGTCTTCTGGTCGGACCATGTCCTCGGCACGGCCACCGGCAGCTACCACGCCGAGGACGCGGAGTTGATCATGCGGTACGCCGAGGTCGACGCGGTGATCCGGCTCTTCCGGGGCGACGAGTTGCAACGCGAAAGTGTCCCCGAGTTCAGCGCCGTACCGGTGCAGTACCGGTGCACCCGCGACGAGCTGTTCACCTTCAGCACCGACGGGACGTTCTCGACACAGATGGCCCGGGTCCGGCCGCTCTCGACCCCGGCCCACGGCCCCCAGGCCTGA
- a CDS encoding pyridoxal phosphate-dependent aminotransferase — MVTSPDVPADIDPLVHRMRPFGTTIFAEMSALAVRTGAVNLGQGFPDTDGPTAMLTAAAEAIRAGQNQYPPGPGIPALREAVAGHQRRFWGLDYDPATEVLITAGATEAIAAAILALCEPGDEVVCFEPYYDSYAATIALAGAVRRPVTLRPDGDGRYAVDPAALRAAFTPKTRLVLLNSPHNPTGKVFTLTELSAIAALCREHDVWAVTDEVYEHLVFTDADAPHIPLATLPGMRERTLRISSAGKTFSCTGWKIGWASGPAPLVAATTRVKQFLTYVNGAPLQPAVAVALNLPDSYYTGLRERMQTQRDQLVAGLHRAGFRVLVPEGTYFATADISALGGTDGVEFCRSLPQRCGVVAVPTQVFYDDPDAGRLLVRFAFCKQPEVLTEATRRLAALRQR; from the coding sequence GTGGTCACCTCCCCCGACGTACCCGCCGACATCGACCCGCTGGTGCACCGGATGCGCCCGTTCGGGACGACGATTTTCGCCGAGATGTCCGCACTCGCGGTGCGCACCGGGGCGGTGAACCTCGGCCAGGGTTTCCCGGACACCGACGGGCCGACAGCGATGCTCACCGCCGCCGCCGAAGCGATCCGGGCCGGGCAGAACCAGTACCCACCCGGCCCCGGCATCCCGGCGCTGCGCGAGGCGGTCGCCGGACACCAACGCCGGTTCTGGGGCCTCGACTACGACCCGGCCACCGAGGTCCTGATCACCGCCGGCGCGACCGAGGCGATCGCCGCCGCGATCCTCGCGCTCTGCGAACCCGGTGACGAGGTGGTCTGCTTCGAGCCCTACTACGACTCGTACGCGGCGACGATCGCCCTCGCCGGCGCGGTCCGCCGACCGGTCACCCTGCGCCCCGACGGCGACGGCCGGTACGCCGTCGACCCGGCCGCACTGCGCGCCGCGTTCACCCCGAAGACCCGGCTGGTGCTGCTCAACTCGCCGCACAACCCGACCGGCAAGGTCTTCACCCTGACCGAGCTGTCGGCGATCGCCGCGCTCTGCCGCGAACACGACGTCTGGGCGGTCACCGACGAGGTGTACGAGCACCTGGTCTTCACCGACGCCGACGCCCCGCACATCCCGCTGGCGACCCTGCCCGGGATGCGCGAGCGGACCCTGCGGATCTCGTCGGCCGGCAAGACCTTCTCCTGTACGGGCTGGAAGATCGGCTGGGCCAGCGGCCCTGCCCCCCTGGTCGCCGCCACCACCCGGGTCAAGCAGTTCCTCACCTACGTCAACGGCGCACCGCTGCAACCGGCGGTCGCGGTGGCACTGAACCTGCCGGACAGCTACTACACCGGGCTGCGCGAACGCATGCAGACCCAGCGCGACCAACTGGTGGCCGGACTGCACCGGGCCGGGTTCCGGGTGCTCGTTCCGGAGGGCACCTACTTCGCCACCGCCGACATCAGCGCGCTCGGCGGCACCGACGGCGTCGAGTTCTGCCGGTCGCTGCCGCAGCGCTGCGGCGTGGTCGCCGTACCGACCCAGGTCTTCTACGACGACCCCGACGCGGGCCGGCTGCTGGTCCGGTTCGCCTTCTGCAAACAGCCCGAGGTCCTGACCGAGGCCACCCGGCGGTTGGCCGCGCTGCGCCAGCGGTGA
- the glmS gene encoding glutamine--fructose-6-phosphate transaminase (isomerizing), translating into MCGIVGYVGARPALGIVLDGLRRLEYRGYDSAGVAIVCGDELRTEKRAGKLSNLEKALGDERFGSATAGAGTETGCPPPIGIGDGTAGIGHTRWATHGGPTDRNAHPHLSRDGRVAVIHNGIIENFAKLVAELEADGVEFVSDTDTECAAHLLAAALADLRAAGEPDGPQLLAAAMRRVCQRLEGAFTLLAVDAAIPDAVVGARRNSPLVVGRGPGEHYLASDVSAFIEHTRDAVELGQDQVVLITPDSIEITDFTGAPALGRDFHIDWDASAAEKGGYDYFMLKEIAEQPQAVADTLLGRLTETGEIMLDEVRLTDQDLRDVDKVFIVACGTAYHSGMVAKYAIEHWTRIPCEVELASEFRYRDPVLDRSTLVVAISQSGETMDTLMALRHAKEQKARVLAICNTNGSTIPRESDAVLYTHGGPEIAVASTKAFLTQLVACYLIGLHLAQVRGIKYADEVAAVVSQLQEMPAKLRQVLDAMEPVRQLARDLSTANQVLFIGRHVGYPVALEGALKLKELAYMHAEGFAAGELKHGPIALIDQGTPVVCVVPSPAGRGMLHDKIVSNIQEVRARGARTVVIAEEGDTAVVPYADELIYVPRTPTLLAPLLTTVPLQVLACEIAAARGHDVDQPRNLAKSVTVE; encoded by the coding sequence ATGTGTGGAATCGTGGGGTACGTCGGTGCGCGGCCGGCGTTGGGAATCGTGCTGGACGGGCTGCGGCGACTCGAGTACCGGGGCTACGACTCGGCCGGCGTGGCCATCGTCTGCGGCGACGAACTGCGGACCGAGAAGCGGGCCGGCAAACTGAGCAACCTGGAGAAGGCCCTCGGTGACGAGCGGTTCGGCTCCGCCACCGCTGGCGCCGGCACCGAGACCGGCTGCCCGCCGCCCATCGGCATCGGCGACGGCACCGCCGGCATCGGCCACACCCGGTGGGCCACCCACGGCGGCCCGACCGACCGCAACGCCCACCCGCACCTGTCCCGCGACGGCCGGGTCGCGGTGATCCACAACGGGATCATCGAGAACTTCGCCAAGCTCGTGGCCGAGTTGGAGGCCGACGGCGTCGAGTTCGTCAGCGACACCGACACCGAGTGCGCCGCCCACCTGCTCGCCGCCGCCCTGGCCGACCTGCGGGCCGCCGGCGAACCGGACGGACCCCAACTGCTCGCCGCCGCGATGCGCCGGGTCTGCCAGCGCCTCGAAGGCGCCTTCACCCTGCTGGCCGTCGACGCCGCCATCCCCGACGCGGTGGTCGGTGCCCGCCGCAACTCCCCACTGGTCGTCGGGCGCGGCCCGGGCGAGCACTACCTGGCCAGCGACGTCTCCGCGTTCATCGAACACACCCGCGACGCCGTCGAGCTCGGTCAGGACCAGGTCGTCCTGATCACCCCGGACAGCATCGAGATCACCGACTTCACCGGCGCACCCGCGCTGGGCCGCGACTTCCACATCGACTGGGACGCCTCCGCCGCCGAGAAGGGCGGCTACGACTACTTCATGCTCAAGGAGATCGCCGAGCAGCCGCAGGCGGTCGCCGACACCCTGCTCGGCCGGCTCACCGAGACCGGCGAGATCATGCTCGACGAGGTCCGCCTCACCGACCAGGACCTGCGCGACGTCGACAAGGTCTTCATCGTGGCCTGCGGTACGGCGTACCACTCCGGCATGGTCGCCAAGTACGCCATCGAGCACTGGACCCGGATCCCGTGCGAGGTCGAGCTGGCCAGCGAGTTCCGCTACCGCGACCCGGTGCTGGACCGCTCCACCCTGGTCGTGGCGATCTCCCAGTCCGGCGAGACGATGGACACCCTGATGGCGCTGCGCCACGCCAAGGAGCAGAAGGCCCGGGTGCTGGCGATCTGCAACACCAACGGCTCCACCATCCCGCGTGAGTCCGACGCGGTGCTCTACACCCACGGCGGCCCGGAGATCGCGGTCGCCTCCACCAAGGCGTTCCTCACCCAGCTGGTCGCCTGCTACCTGATCGGCCTGCACCTGGCCCAGGTGCGCGGCATCAAGTACGCCGACGAGGTGGCCGCCGTCGTCAGCCAGCTGCAGGAGATGCCGGCGAAGTTGCGGCAGGTGCTCGACGCGATGGAGCCGGTCCGCCAGCTCGCCCGGGACCTGTCCACCGCCAACCAGGTGCTGTTCATCGGCCGGCACGTCGGCTACCCGGTGGCTCTCGAAGGCGCGCTCAAGCTCAAGGAGCTCGCCTACATGCACGCCGAAGGGTTCGCCGCCGGCGAGCTCAAGCACGGCCCGATCGCCCTGATCGACCAGGGCACCCCGGTGGTCTGCGTGGTTCCGTCCCCGGCCGGCCGGGGCATGCTGCACGACAAGATCGTCTCCAACATCCAGGAGGTACGGGCCCGGGGCGCCCGTACCGTGGTGATCGCCGAGGAGGGCGACACCGCCGTCGTGCCGTACGCCGACGAACTGATCTACGTACCGCGCACCCCGACCCTGCTCGCGCCGCTGCTGACCACGGTGCCGCTGCAGGTGCTCGCCTGCGAGATCGCCGCCGCCCGGGGCCACGACGTCGACCAGCCCCGCAACCTGGCGAAGTCGGTCACCGTCGAGTGA
- a CDS encoding alpha/beta hydrolase encodes MTAYQRLWRADPAAWQAAAVAWRRTQPVVDRRTAEVVGAADRLRQGWTGPAASAADGRLAVLRDRLAAAGPELCVVDQVLSGYAERLSRAKAVLADWVGTAGRLGVSVDRTGRVTVDPLVTRPDGPTLAGAARVADGIAGALALAEAADADAAGRLDALATAAAQGWPARPPPGRPPANASPARVRAWWDGLTSAQRRWLIRHEPAWTGRLDGLPAAVRDQANRLLLDRRRAALVRQRAALPDGGAGSATVVGQARRLDRLIAGLDVVAGRLAAPAGPRAYLLALDEGPGSGGPGSGGPAPTGRVIVALGDPDAATRVLTHVPGMGSGLARAGGELARTEQVVLRCHELAPQQATAGVLWLDYAAPAFVDEAASPLPAQLGAVDLQRFQAGLAAGRDGGDPAGLTVLGHSYGSLVVGTAARDPQLAAESLIFVGSPGVGVDQVDELAVPADQVWASTADDDVIRHATWPQLWPGDRLWHGQDPSADGFGARVFTGDSAGHLGYWAQDNPALDAMARIVLGGEHQREVVTRR; translated from the coding sequence GTGACCGCGTACCAGCGGTTGTGGCGCGCCGACCCGGCCGCCTGGCAGGCGGCGGCGGTGGCCTGGCGACGGACGCAGCCGGTCGTCGACCGGCGTACCGCCGAGGTCGTCGGGGCGGCCGACCGGCTGCGCCAGGGGTGGACCGGGCCGGCGGCGTCCGCCGCCGACGGGCGGCTGGCCGTCCTGCGTGACCGGTTGGCCGCCGCCGGCCCGGAGCTGTGCGTGGTCGACCAGGTCCTCAGCGGGTACGCGGAGCGGCTGAGCCGGGCCAAGGCGGTGCTCGCCGACTGGGTCGGTACGGCGGGCCGGCTCGGTGTCTCCGTCGACCGCACCGGTCGGGTCACTGTGGACCCCTTGGTGACCCGGCCGGACGGTCCGACCCTGGCCGGTGCCGCCCGGGTGGCCGACGGGATCGCGGGGGCGCTCGCCCTGGCCGAGGCGGCGGACGCCGACGCGGCCGGTCGGCTCGACGCGCTCGCCACCGCCGCCGCGCAGGGCTGGCCGGCCCGGCCGCCACCGGGTCGGCCACCGGCGAACGCTTCGCCGGCGCGGGTGCGGGCCTGGTGGGACGGGCTGACGTCGGCGCAGCGGCGGTGGCTGATCCGGCACGAGCCGGCCTGGACCGGCCGGCTCGACGGGCTGCCGGCGGCAGTACGCGACCAGGCGAACCGGTTGCTGCTGGACCGCCGCCGGGCGGCGTTGGTGCGCCAGCGGGCGGCGCTGCCCGATGGCGGTGCGGGTTCGGCGACGGTGGTCGGGCAGGCCCGCCGGCTGGACCGGTTGATCGCCGGTCTGGACGTGGTCGCCGGCCGGCTGGCCGCACCGGCCGGGCCCCGGGCGTATCTGTTGGCGTTGGACGAGGGCCCGGGATCGGGCGGCCCGGGATCGGGCGGCCCCGCACCGACCGGTCGGGTGATCGTGGCGCTGGGCGACCCGGACGCGGCGACGCGGGTGCTGACCCATGTGCCGGGGATGGGCAGCGGGCTGGCCCGGGCCGGCGGCGAGTTGGCCCGCACCGAGCAGGTGGTGCTGCGCTGTCACGAGTTGGCGCCGCAGCAGGCGACCGCCGGGGTGCTGTGGCTGGACTACGCCGCGCCGGCGTTCGTCGACGAGGCGGCCAGCCCGCTGCCGGCGCAGCTCGGTGCGGTGGACCTGCAGCGGTTCCAGGCCGGGTTGGCCGCCGGCCGCGACGGCGGTGACCCGGCGGGGTTGACCGTGCTCGGGCACAGCTACGGCTCGCTGGTGGTGGGTACGGCGGCGCGGGATCCGCAGTTGGCGGCCGAGAGTCTGATCTTCGTCGGCTCACCCGGGGTCGGCGTGGACCAGGTCGACGAGTTGGCGGTGCCGGCCGACCAGGTGTGGGCCAGCACCGCCGACGACGACGTCATCCGGCACGCGACCTGGCCGCAGCTGTGGCCGGGTGACCGGCTGTGGCACGGGCAGGACCCGAGCGCCGACGGGTTCGGCGCCCGGGTCTTCACCGGTGACTCGGCCGGTCACCTGGGCTACTGGGCGCAGGACAATCCGGCGTTGGACGCGATGGCCCGGATCGTGCTCGGCGGTGAGCACCAGCGGGAGGTGGTCACTCGACGGTGA
- a CDS encoding holo-ACP synthase has translation MIVSVGLDVVAVERFARAVARTPSLADRLFTEAELLTPAGNRRTPASLAARFAAKEAVAKALGAPAGLRWHDCEVVADPDGRPWLTVSGTVAAAAAARGVRRWHLSLSHDGGMASAMVVAER, from the coding sequence GTGATCGTGTCAGTCGGGCTGGACGTCGTCGCCGTCGAGCGGTTCGCCCGCGCGGTGGCCCGCACGCCGTCGCTCGCCGACCGGCTGTTCACCGAGGCCGAGCTGCTGACCCCGGCGGGCAACCGCCGGACACCGGCGTCGCTCGCCGCCCGCTTCGCCGCCAAGGAGGCGGTGGCCAAGGCGCTCGGCGCACCGGCCGGGCTGCGCTGGCACGACTGCGAGGTGGTCGCCGACCCGGACGGGCGGCCCTGGCTGACCGTCTCCGGCACGGTCGCCGCCGCCGCGGCCGCGCGTGGGGTGCGCCGGTGGCACCTGTCGCTGTCGCACGACGGCGGCATGGCCTCGGCGATGGTCGTCGCCGAACGATGA
- a CDS encoding NAD(P)H-hydrate dehydratase, whose translation MIGVWRVSDVRRAEQALLATLPPGTLMQRAAAGLARRCALLLAGTGGVYGAEVLLLVGSGDNGGDALYAGARLARRGARVAAWLLHPQRAHAGGLAALRAAGGRVTDGPGRCVDLVVDGIVGIGGSGGLRAPAAEAVTRATTAASAPGGRPAVVAVDVPSGVAVDTGGVAVDSGGAAAPAVRADVTVTFGCLKPALAVGPAAADAGQVELVDIGLTPWLRGTPAFEVPGHADVARWWPALVPAAEKYTRGVVGVATGSATYPGAAVLSVGGAVAGPTGLIRYAGSAGEQVLARYPSVIATGRVADAGRVQAWVCGSGLGGGDHAAAELRAVLAAPVPVVLDADALTMLVDGTWSEQLRARPAPTVVTPHDREFARLAGGHPGDDRVAAALRLAAWMRATVLLKGDRTVVATPDGRAYVNPTGTPALATGGTGDVLAGLLGSLLAAGLAPEHAALAAAYAHGLAGRRAAAAGPVTAAEVVAALRPVVGELTSAEAARSGD comes from the coding sequence GTGATCGGAGTCTGGCGGGTGTCCGACGTGCGCCGTGCCGAGCAGGCACTGCTGGCGACGCTGCCGCCGGGCACCCTGATGCAGCGGGCCGCCGCCGGGCTGGCCCGGCGCTGCGCGCTGCTGCTCGCCGGGACCGGCGGCGTGTACGGCGCCGAGGTGCTGCTGCTGGTCGGCTCCGGCGACAACGGCGGCGACGCGCTCTACGCCGGGGCCCGACTGGCCCGGCGCGGGGCCCGGGTCGCCGCCTGGCTGCTGCACCCGCAGCGGGCACACGCCGGTGGGCTCGCGGCGCTGCGCGCCGCCGGCGGTCGGGTCACCGACGGCCCTGGCCGCTGCGTCGACCTGGTGGTCGACGGCATCGTCGGCATCGGCGGCAGTGGCGGCCTGCGTGCACCGGCGGCCGAGGCGGTGACCCGCGCCACCACGGCGGCCTCGGCCCCTGGTGGGCGGCCGGCAGTGGTCGCCGTCGACGTGCCCAGCGGCGTCGCGGTCGACACCGGCGGCGTCGCGGTGGACTCCGGCGGCGCCGCGGCGCCGGCCGTCCGCGCCGACGTGACCGTGACCTTCGGCTGCCTCAAACCGGCGCTGGCGGTCGGGCCGGCCGCCGCCGACGCCGGGCAGGTCGAGCTCGTCGACATCGGGCTCACGCCGTGGCTGCGCGGCACCCCGGCGTTCGAGGTGCCCGGCCACGCCGACGTGGCCCGCTGGTGGCCGGCGCTGGTACCGGCCGCCGAGAAGTACACCCGGGGCGTCGTGGGGGTCGCCACCGGTTCGGCCACCTACCCGGGGGCGGCGGTGCTCTCCGTCGGCGGGGCCGTCGCCGGCCCGACCGGGCTGATCCGGTACGCCGGCAGCGCCGGTGAGCAGGTGCTGGCCCGGTACCCGTCGGTGATCGCCACCGGTCGGGTCGCCGACGCCGGCCGGGTGCAGGCCTGGGTGTGCGGCTCCGGCCTCGGTGGCGGTGACCACGCCGCCGCCGAACTGCGGGCCGTGCTGGCCGCACCGGTGCCGGTGGTGCTCGACGCCGACGCGCTGACCATGCTGGTCGACGGCACCTGGTCGGAACAGCTGCGGGCCCGGCCGGCACCGACCGTCGTCACCCCGCACGACCGGGAGTTCGCCCGACTGGCCGGTGGTCACCCGGGCGACGACCGGGTCGCCGCCGCGCTGCGACTGGCCGCGTGGATGCGGGCCACCGTTCTACTCAAAGGCGACCGTACGGTGGTCGCCACCCCCGACGGCCGCGCCTACGTCAACCCCACCGGCACCCCGGCGCTGGCCACCGGCGGCACCGGGGACGTCCTGGCGGGTCTGCTCGGGTCACTGCTCGCCGCCGGTCTGGCACCGGAGCACGCCGCCCTGGCCGCCGCGTACGCCCACGGGTTGGCC